Within Bacillota bacterium, the genomic segment ATATCACTGTTTAGCCCCTGGTATACCAGTTTCTTTATTAAACTCGCTGCCTGGGGTGACTTTCCGGCAATTTTACCGGCAAGCTCCATACTCTCCCCTTCCAGTTTCTCCGCCGGCACAACCTTGTTCACCAGTCCTATACGCAATGCTTCTTCGGCGTCAATACTCGCACCGGTAAGCAAAAGTTCCATCGCTTTTGCCACCCCCACCAGACGCGGTAAAAAGAACGCGCCGCCATCTCCGGGCACCAGTCCCACATTAATGTAAGATTCAGCAAAGACCGCTTTATCGGAAGCAATGCGCATATCACACATTAAAGCCATATCAAGTCCCGCACCCATGGCCGGTCCGTTGACGGCTGCTATTACCGGCTTATCCAGGCTGGCCAGAACTAAGGGTATACGGTGTACAATTTGCTGCAGACTCTTCTTGAAGTCCAGTGGCAATAGGTCCCTGCCCTCTTGGCCATAACCATGCAGAAATCCCCTGCCGGCCTGCATAGACTTTATATCTCCCCCGGAGCAAAACGCCTTTCCGGCTCCGGTAATCACTATCACCCTTATGGAATCATCTCTGCGGGCATCCAACAGTGACCTGTGCCACCCGTCCAACATATCCACACTAAACGCATTATAACTTTCCGGACGGTTTAATGTAATTCTGGCAATACTATTCTTTTTCTCATAAATGATATCTTTGCATTCCATGCTATCTCCCCCTCAACTACTGTCTTTCATAAACTAGACCCATGAATCCTGCAAAATAGTAATCATTTAACGTTTCCTATGGTATAATATGGGCTATTGACCAGTGGATAGGTGTGAACACAATGGAAAAACTATTTTATAGAAAACCTGAGGTGGGAAAATAAATGGCTAAAGTTGAACTAACAGCCACGGCCACGTTCGGCCTGGAAGCTGTAGTGGCAAGGGAAATAAATGTACTGGGGTATGAAAACCTAAAAACCGAAAACGGTAAAGTTACCTTTGTGGCCAACGAGCAGGCCATTTGCAGGACCAACCTGTGGTTGCGGTCCGCCGACCGGGTACTGGTTAAAATGGGGGAGTTCGAAGCCCTAAGCTTTGAAGAATTGTTTCAACAGACCAAAGCCCTGCCCTGGGACCAGTGGCTCCCGGCAAATGCCCGCTTTCCGGTTAAAGGGAAATCGATCAAATCACAACTTTATAGCGTTCCTGATTGCCAGGCCATAGTCAAAAAAGCCATAGTGGAAAAAATGAAAGAGACCTACTGCCGGGATTGGTTCGAAGAAACGGGACCTACTTTTACCATAGAGGTGGCAATTCTCAAGGATATAGTTACCCTGACCATTGACACCAGCGGGCCGGGGTTGCATAAAAGAGGCTATAGAAAGCTGTCCGCCGAAGCTCCTTTAAAGGAAACCCTGGCCGCAGCCATGATTTCTTTAAGCAGGTGGCAACCGGAAAGAACACTTATTGACCCCTTTTGCGGGTCCGGTACCATCCCCATCGAAGCAGCTTTAATTGGACAAAACATAGCCCCCGGGCTGAACCGCAAATTTGCGGCAGAAGAATGGCCTAACATTCCCACGCAATACTGGGAGCAAGCCAGGGAAGAGGCCCGTGATTTAGCTAAGCGCGATAAGCCCCTGCGCATCATAGGCTCAGACATCGACAAAAGGGTTCTCGACCTGGCCCGTTACCATGCCCGCCAGGCGGGGGTAGAAAAGCAGATACACTTTCAACAACAGTCCGCGGTAGACTTAAGTTCCAAATTTAAATACGGCTACATCATATGCAACCCGCCTTACGGGGAAAGAAGCGGGGAGAAAAAGGAAGTTGAACACCTCTACCGGGAAATAGGTAAGACATTTAAAGGATTGGATACCTGGTCCATATATTTGCTCACAGCTAATGAAAATTTCGAAGCACTTTTCGGGCGCCAGGCGAATAAGAAGCGAAAGCTCTATAACGGCCGCATCAAGGTGGACTTTTACCAGTTTTTCGGTCCCCGCCCGCCCAAGGGACTAAAAATCGATCACACTTAAAAAAGGGGGACAGTCCCCCTTTTTTAATCTTTAAACCAGGACACTGCGAATTTGCTGGTAATGGGATAATGGTAATATTCGCCGGAAAGGCACTTTATAATTGCTATAATAGCAAAAATACTATAAATAAGGCCTAGAATAACCATCGGAATAATCAATAAAAAACCTATCAGGATAGCGCAAGATATTCCCACCACCACACCCAATATAAGGCCGATAATGTGCATGGCCAGGGACTCTCTAGCATGGTGATTTACAAACTGATCATCCTTTTTTAGTAGATAAACTAACAATGGTACAACAATGGGTAGGCCAATAAACATGGACCCGTGGCACAAAGCCCCTAAAAGTTTGCTCTCCGAAGACACCAAAATTCCACCTCCCCTCTCTTTTCAAATTATTCGACTGCTCCTGACAAATCCCCTCTTAACCGGCATTTATTTTTGGTTTCCGGGACATGTTACGCACCCTTTTTAAATTACCCTTGACACGAAGGCTATTTACCTGTAATTTATAGTTAATTGAAAACTATATCTAAAAGCCATGACGGGG encodes:
- a CDS encoding DUF4870 domain-containing protein translates to MVSSESKLLGALCHGSMFIGLPIVVPLLVYLLKKDDQFVNHHARESLAMHIIGLILGVVVGISCAILIGFLLIIPMVILGLIYSIFAIIAIIKCLSGEYYHYPITSKFAVSWFKD
- a CDS encoding enoyl-CoA hydratase codes for the protein MECKDIIYEKKNSIARITLNRPESYNAFSVDMLDGWHRSLLDARRDDSIRVIVITGAGKAFCSGGDIKSMQAGRGFLHGYGQEGRDLLPLDFKKSLQQIVHRIPLVLASLDKPVIAAVNGPAMGAGLDMALMCDMRIASDKAVFAESYINVGLVPGDGGAFFLPRLVGVAKAMELLLTGASIDAEEALRIGLVNKVVPAEKLEGESMELAGKIAGKSPQAASLIKKLVYQGLNSDMQSALEAVSSHMAVVSSSKDHREALEAFFAKRDANFKNE
- a CDS encoding class I SAM-dependent RNA methyltransferase: MAKVELTATATFGLEAVVAREINVLGYENLKTENGKVTFVANEQAICRTNLWLRSADRVLVKMGEFEALSFEELFQQTKALPWDQWLPANARFPVKGKSIKSQLYSVPDCQAIVKKAIVEKMKETYCRDWFEETGPTFTIEVAILKDIVTLTIDTSGPGLHKRGYRKLSAEAPLKETLAAAMISLSRWQPERTLIDPFCGSGTIPIEAALIGQNIAPGLNRKFAAEEWPNIPTQYWEQAREEARDLAKRDKPLRIIGSDIDKRVLDLARYHARQAGVEKQIHFQQQSAVDLSSKFKYGYIICNPPYGERSGEKKEVEHLYREIGKTFKGLDTWSIYLLTANENFEALFGRQANKKRKLYNGRIKVDFYQFFGPRPPKGLKIDHT